A genome region from Nycticebus coucang isolate mNycCou1 chromosome 4, mNycCou1.pri, whole genome shotgun sequence includes the following:
- the KLF11 gene encoding Krueppel-like factor 11 isoform X2 encodes MDIYESILERKRHDSERSSCSILEQTDIEAVEALVCMSSWGQRSQKGDLLKIRPLTPVSDSGDVTTTVHVDASAPELPKDFHSLSTLCITPPQSPDLMEPSTGTPVSSQPTDSKVQVCKAMAMPPSSAVAARVLSRKVERGLPGLKPEPLEPAPGPPCRAMVTSVIRHTGETPVPIHCPTIQTSERQLSDNREGEAQFLGHFEALQNSGLTDGLLSIDSMSCQPCLHKSGSLLPTDKGQQAGWPIEVPTCSPKNCENDLPRKTTPLISVPVPSPPVLCQMIPVIGQSGMLSAFLKPPPQLSGGTVKSILPQAAPVPPHVLVGPPVSQGAVMLVLPPGALPQPATSASIMAIGNTKLLPLAPAPVFIASNQNCAPQVDFSRRRNYVCSFPGCRKTYFKSSHLKAHLRTHTGEKPFNCSWDGCDKKFARSDELSRHRRTHTGEKKFVCPVCDRRFMRSDHLTKHARRHMTTKKLPGWQAEVGKLNRIASAECPDSPLMTMPASA; translated from the exons ATGGACATATATGAGTCGATCCTGGAGAGGAAGCGGCATGATAGCGAGAGGTCTTCGTGCAGCATCTTGGAGCAGACAGACATCGAAGCTGTTGAGGCTCTTGTTTGTATGAGCTCTTGGGGTCAAAGATCCCAGAAAGGTGACTTATTAAAGATAAGACCCCTCACACCTGTCTCTGACTCTGGGGATGTTACCACCACTGTGCATGTGGATGCCTCTGCACCTGAGCTACCAAAGGACTTCCATTCTTTATCAACTCTG tgcataaCTCCTCCTCAGAGCCCTGATCTCATGGAACCATCGACAGGGACGCCTGTTTCTTCCCAACCAACTGATTCCAAAGTACAAGTATGCAAAGCCATGGCCATGCCCCCGTCCTCTGCTGTTGCAGCCAGAGTGCTGAGCAGGAAGGTAGAAAGGGGCTTGCCAGGTTTGAAGCCAGAGCCACTAGAGCCAGCCCCCGGCCCCCCCTGCAGGGCCATGGTGACCAGTGTGATCCGACACACTGGGGAGACCCCTGTTCCCATCCACTGTCCTACTATCCAGACTTCAGAACGACAACTTTCTGACAACAGAGAAGGAGAAGCACAGTTTCTGGGACATTTTGAAGCTTTGCAGAACTCAGGCCTCACAGACGGTTTACTCAGCATTGACTCAATGTCCTGTCAGCCTTGCTTGCACAAGTCTGGGAGCCTGCTCCCCACTGACAAAGGCCAGCAGGCAGGGTGGCCCATCGAAGTTCCAACCTGCTCACCAAAGAATTGTGAAAATGACTTGCCAAGGAAAACCACTCCTCTCATCTCTGTCCCTGTTCCCAGTCCTCCTGTCCTTTGCCAAATGATCCCTGTGATTGGACAGAGTGGCATGTTATCAGCTTTTCTGAAGCCCCCTCCACAATTGTCTGGGGGGACTGTCAAATCCATATTACCCCAGGCTGCTCCGGTGCCTCCACATGTGCTGGTGGGACCTCCTGTGTCTCAGGGAGCTGTCATGCTGGTTCTGCCCCCGGGAGCGCTCCCCCAGCCTGCCACGTCTGCCAGCATCATGGCTATTGGGAATACCAAGTTGTTGCCCCTTGCCCCTGCTCCAGTGTTTATTGCCTCCAACCAAAATTGTGCCCCTCAGGTAGACTTTTCTCGAAGGAGGAATTATGTTTGCAGCTTCCCAGGCTGCCGGAAGACCTACTTCAAAAGTTCCCACCTTAAGGCTCATCTTCGTACTCACACAG GGGAGAAGCCTTTCAACTGTAGCTGGGATGGCTGTGATAAAAAATTTGCTCGTTCAGATGAACTGTCTCGCCACCGCAGAACTCACACAGGGGAGAAGAAGTTTGTGTGCCCGGTGTGTGACCGACGTTTCATGCGCAGTGACCACCTAACAAAGCATGCCCGGCGTCACATGACTACCAAGAAGCTCCCGGGCTGGCAGGCAGAGGTGGGCAAACTGAACAGGATTGCCTCTGCAGAGTGCCCTGATAGCCCACTCATGACCATGCCAGCTTCTGCCTGA
- the KLF11 gene encoding Krueppel-like factor 11 isoform X3, translating to MHGPGSAGLGDARAVDIMDIYESILERKRHDSERSSCSILEQTDIEAVEALVCMSSWGQRSQKGDLLKIRPLTPVSDSGDVTTTVHVDASAPELPKDFHSLSTLCITPPQSPDLMEPSTGTPVSSQPTDSKVQVCKAMAMPPSSAVAARVLSRKVERGLPGLKPEPLEPAPGPPCRAMVTSVIRHTGETPVPIHCPTIQTSERQLSDNREGEAQFLGHFEALQNSGLTDGLLSIDSMSCQPCLHKSGSLLPTDKGQQAGWPIEVPTCSPKNCENDLPRKTTPLISVPVPSPPVLCQMIPVIGQSGMLSAFLKPPPQLSGGTVKSILPQAAPVPPHVLVGPPVSQGAVMLVLPPGALPQPATSASIMAIGNTKLLPLAPAPVFIASNQNCAPQVDFSRRRNYVCSFPGCRKTYFKSSHLKAHLRTHTGSPVVE from the exons ATGCACGGGCCGGGCTCCGCCGGCCTGGGCGACGCGCGTGCG GTTGACATCATGGACATATATGAGTCGATCCTGGAGAGGAAGCGGCATGATAGCGAGAGGTCTTCGTGCAGCATCTTGGAGCAGACAGACATCGAAGCTGTTGAGGCTCTTGTTTGTATGAGCTCTTGGGGTCAAAGATCCCAGAAAGGTGACTTATTAAAGATAAGACCCCTCACACCTGTCTCTGACTCTGGGGATGTTACCACCACTGTGCATGTGGATGCCTCTGCACCTGAGCTACCAAAGGACTTCCATTCTTTATCAACTCTG tgcataaCTCCTCCTCAGAGCCCTGATCTCATGGAACCATCGACAGGGACGCCTGTTTCTTCCCAACCAACTGATTCCAAAGTACAAGTATGCAAAGCCATGGCCATGCCCCCGTCCTCTGCTGTTGCAGCCAGAGTGCTGAGCAGGAAGGTAGAAAGGGGCTTGCCAGGTTTGAAGCCAGAGCCACTAGAGCCAGCCCCCGGCCCCCCCTGCAGGGCCATGGTGACCAGTGTGATCCGACACACTGGGGAGACCCCTGTTCCCATCCACTGTCCTACTATCCAGACTTCAGAACGACAACTTTCTGACAACAGAGAAGGAGAAGCACAGTTTCTGGGACATTTTGAAGCTTTGCAGAACTCAGGCCTCACAGACGGTTTACTCAGCATTGACTCAATGTCCTGTCAGCCTTGCTTGCACAAGTCTGGGAGCCTGCTCCCCACTGACAAAGGCCAGCAGGCAGGGTGGCCCATCGAAGTTCCAACCTGCTCACCAAAGAATTGTGAAAATGACTTGCCAAGGAAAACCACTCCTCTCATCTCTGTCCCTGTTCCCAGTCCTCCTGTCCTTTGCCAAATGATCCCTGTGATTGGACAGAGTGGCATGTTATCAGCTTTTCTGAAGCCCCCTCCACAATTGTCTGGGGGGACTGTCAAATCCATATTACCCCAGGCTGCTCCGGTGCCTCCACATGTGCTGGTGGGACCTCCTGTGTCTCAGGGAGCTGTCATGCTGGTTCTGCCCCCGGGAGCGCTCCCCCAGCCTGCCACGTCTGCCAGCATCATGGCTATTGGGAATACCAAGTTGTTGCCCCTTGCCCCTGCTCCAGTGTTTATTGCCTCCAACCAAAATTGTGCCCCTCAGGTAGACTTTTCTCGAAGGAGGAATTATGTTTGCAGCTTCCCAGGCTGCCGGAAGACCTACTTCAAAAGTTCCCACCTTAAGGCTCATCTTCGTACTCACACAG ggtccCCTGTGGTTGAGTAA
- the KLF11 gene encoding Krueppel-like factor 11 isoform X1: MHGPGSAGLGDARAVDIMDIYESILERKRHDSERSSCSILEQTDIEAVEALVCMSSWGQRSQKGDLLKIRPLTPVSDSGDVTTTVHVDASAPELPKDFHSLSTLCITPPQSPDLMEPSTGTPVSSQPTDSKVQVCKAMAMPPSSAVAARVLSRKVERGLPGLKPEPLEPAPGPPCRAMVTSVIRHTGETPVPIHCPTIQTSERQLSDNREGEAQFLGHFEALQNSGLTDGLLSIDSMSCQPCLHKSGSLLPTDKGQQAGWPIEVPTCSPKNCENDLPRKTTPLISVPVPSPPVLCQMIPVIGQSGMLSAFLKPPPQLSGGTVKSILPQAAPVPPHVLVGPPVSQGAVMLVLPPGALPQPATSASIMAIGNTKLLPLAPAPVFIASNQNCAPQVDFSRRRNYVCSFPGCRKTYFKSSHLKAHLRTHTGEKPFNCSWDGCDKKFARSDELSRHRRTHTGEKKFVCPVCDRRFMRSDHLTKHARRHMTTKKLPGWQAEVGKLNRIASAECPDSPLMTMPASA; this comes from the exons ATGCACGGGCCGGGCTCCGCCGGCCTGGGCGACGCGCGTGCG GTTGACATCATGGACATATATGAGTCGATCCTGGAGAGGAAGCGGCATGATAGCGAGAGGTCTTCGTGCAGCATCTTGGAGCAGACAGACATCGAAGCTGTTGAGGCTCTTGTTTGTATGAGCTCTTGGGGTCAAAGATCCCAGAAAGGTGACTTATTAAAGATAAGACCCCTCACACCTGTCTCTGACTCTGGGGATGTTACCACCACTGTGCATGTGGATGCCTCTGCACCTGAGCTACCAAAGGACTTCCATTCTTTATCAACTCTG tgcataaCTCCTCCTCAGAGCCCTGATCTCATGGAACCATCGACAGGGACGCCTGTTTCTTCCCAACCAACTGATTCCAAAGTACAAGTATGCAAAGCCATGGCCATGCCCCCGTCCTCTGCTGTTGCAGCCAGAGTGCTGAGCAGGAAGGTAGAAAGGGGCTTGCCAGGTTTGAAGCCAGAGCCACTAGAGCCAGCCCCCGGCCCCCCCTGCAGGGCCATGGTGACCAGTGTGATCCGACACACTGGGGAGACCCCTGTTCCCATCCACTGTCCTACTATCCAGACTTCAGAACGACAACTTTCTGACAACAGAGAAGGAGAAGCACAGTTTCTGGGACATTTTGAAGCTTTGCAGAACTCAGGCCTCACAGACGGTTTACTCAGCATTGACTCAATGTCCTGTCAGCCTTGCTTGCACAAGTCTGGGAGCCTGCTCCCCACTGACAAAGGCCAGCAGGCAGGGTGGCCCATCGAAGTTCCAACCTGCTCACCAAAGAATTGTGAAAATGACTTGCCAAGGAAAACCACTCCTCTCATCTCTGTCCCTGTTCCCAGTCCTCCTGTCCTTTGCCAAATGATCCCTGTGATTGGACAGAGTGGCATGTTATCAGCTTTTCTGAAGCCCCCTCCACAATTGTCTGGGGGGACTGTCAAATCCATATTACCCCAGGCTGCTCCGGTGCCTCCACATGTGCTGGTGGGACCTCCTGTGTCTCAGGGAGCTGTCATGCTGGTTCTGCCCCCGGGAGCGCTCCCCCAGCCTGCCACGTCTGCCAGCATCATGGCTATTGGGAATACCAAGTTGTTGCCCCTTGCCCCTGCTCCAGTGTTTATTGCCTCCAACCAAAATTGTGCCCCTCAGGTAGACTTTTCTCGAAGGAGGAATTATGTTTGCAGCTTCCCAGGCTGCCGGAAGACCTACTTCAAAAGTTCCCACCTTAAGGCTCATCTTCGTACTCACACAG GGGAGAAGCCTTTCAACTGTAGCTGGGATGGCTGTGATAAAAAATTTGCTCGTTCAGATGAACTGTCTCGCCACCGCAGAACTCACACAGGGGAGAAGAAGTTTGTGTGCCCGGTGTGTGACCGACGTTTCATGCGCAGTGACCACCTAACAAAGCATGCCCGGCGTCACATGACTACCAAGAAGCTCCCGGGCTGGCAGGCAGAGGTGGGCAAACTGAACAGGATTGCCTCTGCAGAGTGCCCTGATAGCCCACTCATGACCATGCCAGCTTCTGCCTGA